The DNA segment ACAATTAATCTGGCTCAACCATTATAACAGGGTCTTATTTAGTCTGAGAAGTATCTTAGTATTAATAAGAAtaagtccattttctttttttcctagctATAAACACATACAATGTTCATGCTAATAAAAAACTCTTCCCCAATGATGACCATATCTCTATGTTGTTCACACACAGTCTGCTTCTTATTGAATTTTCTTATAATGTACTCATATATTGGGATCTATCTTTCAAATACATTTCCTTAACTTTAATCAAGAATCAATTAGAAATTATTAATTAGTCTGTCATTTATCTGATTTTTTCAATGCAAATATCTCCTTTGATGGAAGACCCATATCTTCCAAACCGATATCTACCCCCCAAAAATGGGAGACTCAAAATAATGCAAGGTGTGGTGCCTACTCAAGAGCTCACAAAGCATCCTAGAAATGGaaactttattaaaaatgaaaaaaaagagggTTCACAAAACATAACACGTGAGACTCCATAATGGATAAAACTAAACACTTTGGTGGTGTTAGGAGCTGGATTATGTCTTCCCTCCAAATTCATGTCTTGAACTCTAACCCACAGTGCCTCAgtatgtgactatatttggagatagtctTTAAAGATGTTTCTAAGGTAAAATGGGGGTGATTAGTGTAGGCCCTAATCCAGTGTGGCTGGCGTATTTGTAAGAAgtgattaggacacagacacacacagcagAAAGACAACGTGAAGACACAGAATGCAAATGGCCATCTATAAGCtaaggagagagacttcagaagaaaccaaccctgatgACGCCTTGATCTCGGACttacagcctccagaattgtgataaatagatagataatcATAATCAATATGTAgatacatagttttttttttaacaattcacTACTGAATGTCATTAGGAGATACGTCAAATTGCAGAGTGAAGCAAGAAATTATGATGTATTCTCTTACAGAAGccaaaaacagaaataaggaGAATAccaatttaaaattcaaattaagttTGGGGGATGATGCGTGCCCTGATGGGGCATGCTGAGCGAGCGAGGAGGCATGGAGTCACCACAGATCGCAGGATTTTTTGACCACGTGGACAATGTAAATTTGAATTCTAGATCCAAGTAAGAATAAGGAAGTGGCATCCAATCCTCTGAGTTCTGATCTCCCAGCCTTGGCCTACaagtttttttatttgctttcctgTTGTATCTTTGATACCATTTCCTAGAAGCTGCTCCATGATTTAACTTGAAATTCTGAAACGAAGATAGAGGAGGCAGTGGGAAAACTCGAAGAACTCACTGAGTCTGAAGTTCCACCAAAAACATCTAAACAAGAGACAGCGAAGGAGGAAGATGAATCTGTAGAACTGGAATCTCAAGTTCAGAAAGATGGTGTAGCGGATTCTACAGTTCTTTCTTCAATGCGCTGCTTGTTGATGGAGCTGAGAAGAGACTCTTCTGCGTCTCAGCATCCACAGAGAGTGACAAGCCTACAACTGGCCGAATTTATGAGAGTGACTCCTCTAATCACTGCATGCTTTCCCCTTCCTCTAGTGATCACCTGGCTGATTCAGACACGTTGTCTTCCGCAGAAGAGAATGAACCCTCTCAGGCAGAAATAGCGGTAGAAGGAAACCCTTCAGGAGTGTCTGGTGCCACAGTTGAGCGCAAGTCTAGGAGGTCCCGATCTGAAAGTGAAACATCCACTATGGCTGCCAAGAAAAACTGGCAATCCAGTGATAAACAGAATGGGTTAAAGGTCATCGGAGCCAAAAGCACAAGGAGAGGATCAGGCTATTGAGGCACAAACGGGAGGTTTCTGCAAGCAGTACAACCTGCTGCAGGACAGTAAGTAGTACCAGTGATAGTGACCTGACTTGTGACTTAAGCACAAGCTCAtccgatgatgatgaagaggTTTCAGGGAGCAGCAAGACAATCACTGCAGAGATACCAGATGGACCTCCAGTTGTAGCTCATTATGGTATGCCTGACACCAGCTCTGACACAGAAGTGTTAAAATGTGTACAATTTATCGGCGGCTGCAGTAGTTCAAGAGCACAATAATTCTATAGGCGGCCAGGACACAGGAACTACCTGGAGGACCAGCTGGCTTCTAGAGGAGCTGAATGCAGAGGCAGGTCATTTGCATCCAGGATTCCCAGCAAGTGACAAAATATCTGCCGGCAATGCACCactcaatgaagaaattaatattGCCTCTTCCGATAGTGAAGTAGAGATTGTGGGAGTTCAGGAACATGCAAGATGTGTTCATCCTCGAGGCGGTATGATTCAGAGTCCTTCTTCATGGAAGCATGGCTCGGGCACACAGTATCTTAGCACCAGGCAGACACAGTCATGGAACTGCTGTGATCCCCCAGCAGACTTGGGCTTCACCAGCAGAAGTTGTTGACTTTATCTTGGATGAGGATAGCAGGCGTAAATACCTACTGTGATACAATGTCACTGTGTTTCTCCTGCACTGTTCCCTTCCAATTCCTCATCTTTTTTGTGACATGGAAGTTCATTGTCATGGCTTCAGCTTCAGAAGCTGCTTGTGGCATTTGAAGGATTCAAACTCATGGAaaattccctcctttcctccttttcttaatTAAAAGAAGTCACTTAGGAAAAAActgtaaattaaatttaaataacctgAAAAACAATGATGGGAGAAACTCCTAAATTTTTACCTTCTGGCATTCAATATAACACTTTTATCCATTTCAGCATCATATAGGCATTTAAAGGGAATTAAATATCTCTGGAACACAAGcaacaaaattgaaaaagttAAACAATTTAATTAATAATGTATGAAATATACaaagttcaaaaaaattattgaggccaggcactgtggctcctgcctgtaatcccagcagtttgtgaggctaaggcaggaggatcgctggaggccaggggtttgagaccagcctaggcaacctagtgagaccttgtctctacaaaaaataaaaatacataaaaaataaaatagttcttgccaaaaaaaaagtatggaaaaaaaaaaaacacagtttacATATTCTTCTAAttgtaaattcatttattaaagaaacaaaggcttttttttcccttttcaaaaaGATTTGCTCCTGTTCATAGCTCCTACCCACTAAGCACTCAGAACACAGAAGAGCCCTATAAGCATGCTATGTGCAGCACAAGAGAACTTTTCTGGATGGAAGAATTGCTATATTAGTTTCCACTGTCTCTATATTAGATGTAAGGAAAAGAAAGCCACCCCAGTCCTTGCACAGTGAGCCATGCAGAATATGCACTAGATGCCTGCAAGTCATAAACTGGAATATGAGACCCTCCATCATCAAGTATAGCCAGTGTTTCTGGGTTTACTTCTCTCTATTCCTCACCTTCTCTCTAGCTGTGCATCATTGTTTCATTTTCTAGTTCCTTGCTTTTTTCAATGTTggctttcccttctcttcctactTATACCTTTTCTTCATCCAACACCCTATCATCAAAGTCACCACTCTCTACAACTCACCACTCCTCCAAGATTTTGCTTTCAAACCTTTCTGTGAAAACTTTTTGATTTTCTCAAGCCATATATAAATCATTGCAACTTCATTGCACTAGGCttacacattttttatttaatcttttctaCATCTTAATGGAGCAGGcagtaaatattaaatgaaatatcaCATGTAAAAATGCATGGCAATGGCTGAAGCTTAGTGGGCATTCAGTAAACATTGTTAATATGATGATGATGTCTTAATCCATCTCTTATTCTCTGCCTAACATAGTGTTCTGTACATGGCTGATCCTCAGTAGATATTTATAGGCTATGTTATAGAAACACATATCTTGTCCAGAGACTCAAAGGTGAaaaagtaatcttttaaaaattttattatttcaaagtttCTTTTCCCCCCAAGTGGTTGATATGTACTTTCAGTCAAATTGactttttctgtccttttctgAAGCAATGAAAGCAGAATATTTAGCTGTTGAGAGAAAGGTAGGGTAACTAGTAAAATATATTAGTTAATACATTATTACCCTATTACAAGTGATTATAactcattgatttattttctaaacACTCCATTTAACATTGAATTGATGAAATTTTAACAATTATAGGAGGCCTTCcctggggaaaggaagaaaatttttcctATTTATAAATTCTCCTTATGAACAATTTTTCTTGTGTATACCCTTAGAGATACCTTAAGAATTTCACAACCAGATATAAAATATGGTTTACTCTTTTTGGAGAGTTATTAAGAAAAGATAGTTATGGcctgggaaaagaaaaagtagtaGAATAATGCATAATAAGTACTGATTTTCAAAGGCTTGATACAGATTAATAAAAGTGAAACAAAGCAAACCTTGTCCTCAAAATTATATTATTGTAGTATCTATAAGTGCCCAAACCAGCTCGGTCGGTGTCTCacgcatccgtgtgaagagaccaccaaacaggctttgtgtgagcaacatggctgtttatttaacctgggtgcaggtgggctgagtccaaaaaaggagtcagcaaagggtggtgggattatcattagttgttataggttttgggataggcggtggagttaggagcaatgttttgcgggaagggggtggatctcacaaagtacattctcaagggtggggagaattacaaagaaccttcttaagagtgggggagattacaaagaaacttcttgagggtgggggagattacaaagtacattgatcagttagggtgggacagaaacaaatcacaaaggtggaatgtcatcagttaaggcaattttcacttcttttgtggatcttcagttgcttcaggccatctggatgtatacgtgcaggtcacaggggatatgatggcttagcttgggctcagaggcctgacattcagggagaccctaacccagtggtgctagaggaattaaagacacacacacagaaatatagaggtgtggagtgggaaattaggggtctcacagccttcagagctgagagcctcgaacagagatttacccatgtATTTACTGACAGTAAGCCAGTGATAAgcactgtttctatagattataggtTAACTAAAAGCATTTCTTatgggaaataaagggatgggctgaaataAAGTAATGGGTTTgactagttatctgcagcaggagcatgtccttaaggcgtagatcactcatgctattgtttgtggtttaagaacacCTTTCagcggttttccaccctgggtgggccaggtgttccttgccttcattccggtaaacccacaaccttccagcgtgggcgtCATGGCCATCacaaacatgtcacagtgctgcagagattttgtttatggccagttttggggggCCTATTCCCAACATACAAGGATGGAGGTAAGATGCCTTTTAGAGGAACCAAAACAAATAAGATGAGACTAAGGAAAGCAAGAGTCAGCTAgtataaaaggaagaaattaatcaAAACCTATTTGGATATGGAGGCAGAATTCAGCATTTTCTAAGGCAACACTAGAAAACCATGAAACATTTGGGTGGAGGAAAGtgaaacaaaatgtatttttattgttttcacaaaatacattttaatatgcaTATCTGTAGCAAAGTCAAACACTATTACAAACATCTCATTCAAATTAAAGAGTAgggaaaatctaaaaattatttttaagaaagtaagGGATAGTAGTAAATAAATATTCAGATTACTATTTTTGCTATATAAGATATGTAAAATATTGTTGCTAttgtctgtattttatgtgacaactatattgttttattttaatggaggtaaaaatacacagaatatgTACATACAGGTCACTCCAGATCTTTGTCTCTAGCACATTTTCCAAAAGAGTATGAAGATCCTTGACCAAAATTCTTCTAACCAGAAGgcattctgtttatttatttttttattttttatttttattttttgagaaagagtctcactctgtctcccaggctggagtgcagtggtgttatctcagctcactgcaacctctgcctccagggttcaagctattatcctgcctcagcctccccagtagctgggattataggcgtgagccaccacacccagctaatttttgttttgttttgttttttagtagaggcagtttcaccatgtcagccaggctggtcggtctcaaactctgacctcaggtgatccatctgccttggcctcccaaagtgctgagaatacaggcatgagccacggcacccagctcaCCAGGGGGCATTTTAAAGACCCTATCCTCAAGTATAGGGAGGAACTATCACCTAGGATTgaacagaattgaaaacaaaatttttttctgagaaaatgcaatttaatttttacagttagtatttaaataaaatagaaaatgatgcCATTGTTGTTGTGACAACTCAAGAAGTCTACAAATTGTCACATGTATCTACttattattttatcagttttagcttctcctttttttctatttctgagtgtaaaaacaacagtatcttttttttttttttttttttttttgagacggagtctcgctctgtcgcccaggctggagtgcagtggcacaatctcggctcactgcaagctccgcctcccgggttcacgccattctcctgcctcagcctctccgagtagctgggactacaggcgcctgccaccacgcccggctaattttttgtatttttttagtagagacggggtttcaccgtggtcttgatctcctgacctcgtgatccgcccgcctcggcctcccaaagtgctgggattacaagcgtgagccaccgcgcccggccaaaacaacAGTATCTTTAAGATCATACAATGTCTTCCTCTTAACATTTATGACAtcatttgaaataatattatGCAAACTCAACAGCTTTCTCCTAAATGCTATTAGCTTTATCCTAAGTCATTTCTTTGCTatcatataaatgtaatttttcagCTGCTAAAATAATACTTTGTCATCTTATTTAGAaggttaaaaaatgaagaatgagCAGACAAAATTGTAGGAGGCATTATACCTTAGTAAGTATAACTAAGTGGCTGGATTTACCTATGTAACTATAGGTTCAAAGATATCCCTAGCATTCATAATTCAAATTTTCTACTCACAGTTTTAGAGTTTGCTAATTTACTTTGAGTGCCTTTATTAGTTAATAACATCTAAAGTTTAGTGAACTCTTACTGTATGTCAAACATTTTgtctgcattatctcatttaatcctcacaattccCCAAGAATTACTCTcactatttaaaaagtaataaaactataataaaaaggaGAGTTACTTTGCCAATGTCATACAGACAGGAAGCTGGGGAACTAGATTCTgagcccaggtctgtctgatgACAGAATTACGGAATTCAGAATCCATGTTCCTCTATACTCTCTAGAATTTCTCTAGAGTCTTTCATTCCCAAGCGACAATA comes from the Symphalangus syndactylus isolate Jambi chromosome 8, NHGRI_mSymSyn1-v2.1_pri, whole genome shotgun sequence genome and includes:
- the LOC129488791 gene encoding LOW QUALITY PROTEIN: protein ARK2N-like (The sequence of the model RefSeq protein was modified relative to this genomic sequence to represent the inferred CDS: inserted 2 bases in 2 codons; deleted 2 bases in 2 codons), whose translation is MPPHPPPVLLRKGCYSVWSPPPSVPGSCSLPSCILNFLLLNPLHVWVRVTNFLGVRQRTLGVSPDNGAISVGFNVVDIGEKTKAYKGQIIVFCHTMFKKSNSSLKGKVWLPRTLSNKKNPRCEEKSTGGTRKTIVAYTPCSSHPHFGSGPLHFHHQHSCQKNLPNVNLKALMTTIYQILAMSFIYLSQILQIAPQSRDRCLLLNAARPYNISTIILRHVIIIYVPISPPPEYEIRESVLFSFLALAHHIMTSMQQTFTLFCTMLHSSDKLSILVLVPFHFRPFTLLCGSQCNDASLEIEEAVGKLEELTESEVPPKTSKQETAKEEDESVELESQVQKDGVADSTVLSSMRCLLMELRRDSSASQXSTESDKPTTGRIYESDSSNHCMLSPSSSDHLADSDTLSSAEENEPSQAEIAVEGNPSGVSGATVERKSRRSRSESETSTMAAKKNWQSSDKQNGXKGHRSQKHKERIRLLRHKREVSASSTTCCRTVSSTSDSDLTCDLSTSSSDDDEEVSGSSKTITAEIPDGPPVVAHYGMPDTSSDTEVLNVYNLSAAAVVQEHNNSIGGQDTGTTWRTSWLLEELNAEAGHLHPGFPASDKISAGNAPLNEEINIASSDSEVEIVGVQEHARCVHPRGGMIQSPSSWKHGSGTQYLSTRQTQSWTAVIPQQTWASPAEVVDFILDEDSRRKYLL